Part of the Stackebrandtia endophytica genome is shown below.
ATGGTGAGAGTGCACGGCACCGCCGCGACGTGGCGGAAGCCCCTGCACAACCGACGCCCGATCATCGTCCCGCCAGGCCCGTGCCCGACGCACACGCGCCTGGCGGCCTCGATGGGTCCGCGACCGCCGCCCAGGTGCGTTCCCTCCCCCGGATACCATCGTCCGGTGAAACTGACCATCGGAATCGTCGGATTGCCCAACGTCGGCAAGTCGACCCTCTTCAACGCCCTGACCCGTGCCGACATCCTGGCGGCCAACTACCCGTTCGCCACGATCGAGCCCAACACCGGCGTTGTCGGAGTGCCCGATGACCGTCTCGCCAAGTTGGCCGAGATCTACGGCTCCGAGAAGATCCTGCCCGCCACGGTGACCTTCGTCGACATCGCGGGCCTCGTCAAGGGCGCCAGCGAGGGACTCGGCAAGGGGAACAAGTTCCTCGCCAACATCCGCGAAGCCAACGCGATCTGCCAGGTCGTGCGGGTGTTCGAGGACGGCAACGTCACACACGTTGACGGCCGCGTCTCCCCCGCCGACGACATCGAGACCATCAACACCGAGCTCATCCTCGCCGACATCCAGACCATCGACCGGGCACTGCCCCGGCTGGAGAAGGAAGCGCGGATGGACAAGTCCAAGGCCGCCACGGTCGAGGCCATCAAGGCCGCCCGTGCGGTACTGGACAACGGCCAGACCGTGTTCGCCGCCGGACTGGACACCGAGCCGCTCCACGAGCTGCACCTGTTGACCGCCAAGCCGTTCCTCTACGTGTTCAACGTCGACGAGGACCAGGTCGGCGACGAGGAGTTGGAGGCCAAGCTCAAGGCCATGGTCGCCCCCGCCGACGCGGTTCTGCTGGACGCCAAGTTCGAATCCGAGCTGGTCGACCTGGACGAGGAGGAGTCCCTCGAACTACTCCAGTCCACCGGCCAGAAGGAGCCGGGCCTGGACCGGCTGGCCAGCATCGGCTTCCACACGTTGGGTCTGCAGACCTACCTGACCGCCGGCCCCAAGGAGACCCGGGCCTGGACGATCCGCCAGGGCGCGACCGCTCCCGAGGCGGCCGGAGAGATCCACACCGACTTCCAGCGCGGTTTCATCAAGGCCGAGATAGTCTCATTCGACGACCTCACCGCCGCCGGAACCATGCAGGCCGCCAAAGCCGCCGGCAAGGTCCGCATGGAGGGCAAGGAATACGTGATGCAAGACGGCGACGTAGTGGAGTTCCGTAGCGGACTAACCTCTGGAGGTAAGAAATGAGCGTTGTCCCGGTGTACAGCATCGCCAAGTCCTATACAGCTGTTGCGGTGCTTCGCTCCTTCGACATCGATGGTCAGCTCGGTGAGCTGGTTCCTGATTTGCCGGAGTCTCTTCGCTCGCTGACGGTGCGGGCCCTACTGAGCCATACTTCGGGCCTCAACGACTATTTCGGGTGGACGGATTACCGCGTGGCAGTAGAAGCGCGCGAAGATGCGTGGGAGATCGACCGTGTTCTCGCCGGAGCAGTCGTTGATCATGCCGGCCGGTTCCGGTACTCCAATATCGGATTCGCCCTGCTGAGGCTCGCTCTTGAACATAACGATTCCGCAGACTTCTTCACTATAATTTCCCGTCGAGTCCTCCAGCCGCTCGGTGTTGAGGCCTTCCCCTTCGCGTCCCGTGGGGACTGGCTCGCCTGCACACACGAGTCAATTGGGGAAGAGCTTCGCGCCTACGATCCGGGATGGGTCTTCACAGGCACCTTCGCTGCTGAGCCTGACGAAGCAGCGCGGGGCATCGCGGCAGTCATGCGCGGCAAACTCGGCGACGATATTCCCCGGTTGATGATGCAGTCGGTCCCCGTCGGCGCTCCGGCCTGGCACCCGCTGTCGCCCCAGGCCGGATACGGACTCGGGGTCATGAGCAAAGGGAAACCGGTGACGCTCGTCGGACACGGCGGGCAGGGACCAGGCTTCAATCTTTTCGCCGCAGTAAGCGCTGACGGACTCCGATGGAGCGGACGGGTCGCGGAGGGCCAAGGGGAAGATCTGGATCTGATCCGATCCTGTGTCAATGATGTCGAAAACCGTGACGGAGGCGTGGCGAGTTCCGGTTTAACTTATGATCCCGACCTTTCCGGTCGTTGAGCGCGTCCTAATGCCCCCACAACGAGCCTGCGCCCCGCTCGCGTGAGTTCCGCACGAGGCTCACATCTGCGGACGGAAGGTAACTTTTCGGCACGCTGAGGGTGCGGCCCGGTGTGACGGCAGTCGAGTAGGTTGCTTAGCTCACCCTGCGTTGAGACTCGCTGCCACGTCAGGGAAAAGCGCAGAAAACGGGCTTCCCCTTCGGTTCCTTTTCCAGCGCCCGAAGTGCAGTCGGACTGATCCGGTGAGGCTGTCACTATCTGTTCTCCGACATTGATCCGTCGCGGTTTGCCGCCGCTGGTATCGGCCTGTACGCGCGCGCTCGTCGACTCACGGCGCGGGGGGTGCTGAAGGTGTGACACCTTGCGTGGGTTCCGCAGGTGCGAATGACCTCGCCGAGGCATTGTCTGCATCCCGACGATCGTCTGCGGATCTAGGCTTTCGGGTTTGTCGGGACCAGAACCCTTGTCGCCCAATGGTTACGCACGCAAGCGAGTGGGTTTCGTGAGCTGCATGCCTCACACCGCCGGTGGTAGGCCGAGCACCCCTCTGACCGCCCGCTCAGCGAGCTCGACATCGTGTGGAGGCTTTCCGCCCCCGTGGACACCCACGGCCTCGAGAACCGCGAGGAACGCCGACGCGGTGGCGTCGGCCGGAGGACCGCTCGGAATCCGGCCGGAGACCCGGCCTTCGGTGACCAGTGCCGCACACCAGGCCTCCACCTCGCCAACCGCCTCAGCCACCGTCGAACCGATCCGATGATCCCTTCCGAGGAATTCGATCCGCAACGTCAACATCACCTGTGAGATCTCGCGTCGGCAGAAGACCGCATGTGCCCTGGCGACCGACAGCAGCACCTCATCCGGCCGGGCTTGCTCCGTCGCGGGACCTCGTACCTCCACGTTCCACAATTCGGCGACCCAGTCCACCACCGCCAGGGCGAGTTCGTCCTTGCCCGCGAACTGGTGGTAGACGGCCCCGCGCGAGTAGCCCGCGTCCCGTGCAACCTGTTCGAGCACGAGGCCCGCGTATCCGAAGGCGGACAAGCGGACGGCGGCTGCCTCGATCAGCGCACCGCGCGATCGCGCTCGGCGCTCGGCCTGCGTCTGGCGCACCGGACGCGCGCCGGTCATGCGGAGGCTCCCGTCTGCGTCCTCACCCGGGTACGACGTGGAACCAGTGCGAGGGCGAAGGCAATCGTGGCGACGGAGAACGTCACCAACGGCGGCCCCGGGACGAAAAGCACGGCCACCGCAAGGAGGGCCGCGCTGGCGACCACCGCGACGATTCCGAACCGACGGGCCATATTCGGGCGTTCCCGCAACAGATCGACCATCATCCACAGTAGAACACCTACGGTTGCCATCGCCAGGCCCATCCCGAGACTCACACCGCGAATCAGCTGCTCCGAGTTGAGTGTCACCGGCCCGATCTCCATGTCGGAGGTACGCATCAGCGCCGTGAGTTCAGGGTCTCCCGGGAGGACGAACTCCAGGATGTCGTGCACGATTCCGGTGAAGATCCACGCGATCGCACCGATCCGAAACGCTGTCCACCGCACGGTACTCACCTCATATCCCATGGCGACCGTCGCCGATCTCAATATACATACATACGCGTCTGTATTTAAGTGGGGGCCACCAGAGTCGACACCAGTCTCCAACCGCAGTCGACAGGGGTTGTGGTCGCTCGAGGCATCCCCTCGGGCGCATCTTTCTGTGATCGGTAGGGAGAGCCCGGCGACATCATCGACCCCTGAAGCCCGGCGAAGGAGGTCTCTCGAATGTACGAAGAGCGGATGGCCCGGGCGAAAACGCCCCAGACCCGAGCGAGTATTCGCCGCTGGTCCCTCTGGAGTGACTTCTACTTCGGGATCGGGGTCCTCCTCGTGATCGCCGGGATCACGTTCATCGCCTGGAGCGTGAACACCGAACGCCATGACGGCCCCGTCTTCTGGGGCGGGATCGTGGTGGCGGTGGTGCTGGTCGGCGTCTGTGTGGGCTTCGGCTCGCATGCGAGCAGCCGTCTCAGCGAAGCGCTCTGGGCCGAGGCGCATGTGTCGATCGGAACAGTCGAGAAGGTCGTCAAATACTCCACCGAAGGCCCTGACCTGTACGACGTCGTGGTGAATTCGTCGCTAACGGATTCGCCGTTTCGTCGCGAGATCACCGGGCAGCTCGGCCCCACCGACGTCGGGGACCAGATCCGCTTCAAACACCACACACTGGACCCCGACGATCTCGGCGACGTGCTCTTCGACGGATGGCACCGACGAGGTCGTCCTCATTACGAGCCGTCGTGGCGCAGCCACCAGAGATCGGCCGACTACGCAGATGCTCACGTGTCCGTCGGCCGAGTCGACGAGGTGACCAGCTACCTCGGCATTCCCGGAATCGGCGCCTCGACCGGGTATCGACTCATGGTCAGTGTCGAACAGCCGGGGTCGGTGACGCTGCGTCGTCACATCGATCTGGATGACAGTCAACTGTGTTCATCAGGCCCGAAATTCAGGTCGATGATCCGCGTGCGGCATAACACTCTGGATCCCGAGGATCTCTCCGACGCGGTCTTCGACGGATGGCCGGGCGAGGCGAAAGGCCCGTGACGGTCGCCCACCCTCATGTGGCCGACCCGTCGACGAAACGACGTGGGCCTGCAAGCAGCGGTTTCGGCTTCAGGTGTGCTTGAGCAGGAACATCGCCCAAGCACTAGTTTGGTGCCATGTCGAAGTTCAGCGATCTCCTCAACACACGTAGGTCCGATGACAGCCCCGCGGTTCCATCCGAACTCGACCGCGCCTGGACGTGGATGGAATCTCGCGGATGGATCGTCGACAACGGTAACGACTACTACCTGACCCCCTACGCGGGTGAACAACAACTCGGGGTCGTCTTCGCCGCACACCTGTCGCTCGAGGGATGGTTCGAACCCGACGAAGCAGGGTTCGATCAACTCATTCCGTTCGTGGAGCTCGATGGTGCCGGCAGTGTGGGTGTTCTGTGGAACGGGGAGGACGGTCACACTCGGATCGGCGCGCTCGGCGGTGAAGGTCACGTGAGTCTCCTCGCCGAGAATGCTCTCGACTTCCTGCGTCTCATCGCGATCGGATACGACGAGGTCGGCTCGTTCCTGGACGGAGAGCCCGAAGAACCGGAGAGCGTCGAGGCTCACGCCGAGTTTCGTACCTGGGTTCAGTCGGAGTTCGGCGTCGAGGTTCCCGCGCACTGGCATTACGCCGACCCGGACCCCTTCAATTCCTGGGTCGCCCGGTTGAAGGGGACGGAGTACTCACCGTTCGATTGAGACGACATTCGCGTCAACATTCTCGCGGCACCACGCCAGCCTCGGGTGCCGACGTGCTTGCGCCTTCGCCTGCGGGGCCGTTCTCCGAAAGATTCGGTGTCTCGTTAAGGCGCGTCACTCTGACGTGCAGTGCGTCGGCGTCGTTCTCCGTGCGGGCTCACCACCGTCGAGTGCCCGGTCGAGTACCGGCCGAAGGAGGAGAACCGCTCCGGTGACCACGGCGATGCCCAGTGCGAGGCCGGATAGGACGTCGTGGACGTCGTGAACTCCGACCGCCACCCGGGAACCCGCGATCGCCAGCGCAATGGGCATCACAATCCATGCACTATGGACCAACGTGAACATGCACGCCGTCGCGAAGGCGGCGGCCAATACCGAATGGTTCGACGGAAACGACCAGTCACCGGCCCCGGGGCAGACGAGCACGGTCGGGACATCGACGTCCGTGCACGGTCGTGGCCGCGCGACCAGGATCTTGATGCCCTCGCCGAGTAGGTATGCCGCGATCACTCCGACTCCCGCCGACACCGATGTCCAGAACCGGCGTCGCGCGCGAACGAAGCACCATGCTGCGGCCGTCAAGGTCGGGGCCACCAGTATCCAGAGTCCTCCGTTCGCAATGAAACCGATGAGGGAATCCAGCTGGGAGGCGGTCGCCCAGTCGACGATCGCCGCGTAGGTGTGTTGCCTGATCGGAAAGGCGATCAGCGCGCACCCGCCGAGGACCACCGCCGCGATCAACAGTCCACGTGTGTGGAATCTCGTAAGGTCGTCTCGGCGAGACGATTCGCCGATCGGTGGGGAAATCAGATTCATGAAGTTAACGTTATGTAATTTTGCGGACACACGAAACGGGCTGGGCGGTATTTCCCCACCGACGCATCGAATCAACCGTCAGTGGTTCAGGGGGAAAAACCAACAAGAGTGCGCAGGAGGCGGCCGGTCCGTCTCAGCGTGAATTCGAAGACCCGGGATCGCCGAAATCAGCGCCGTGCCATGGATGAACTCACCGCCGGGATCGTCCCGCGTCTCACGAACCCTTGAGCATCGGCCGGCTCACGTGGCCACGATTCGCGGCGGTTTACCGTGACGTTCCCGGTAAGCGGTGTGGATCTCGTCGATCACGTCCTCTCCGGTGTGGAGGCGAGCAAGATACGGGATCACCCAGTGCAGTTGGGCGGCGTCGAATTCCTCGCTGAACATCGGGTTCAATCCGGTCCCCGTCTCATCGAGCACGTTGGCGAGCGGGACGAGCCCTCCCGCGTTCACGATGTGCGGCCCCAGCGAGAACCCCACCTGCACGACATCGCCGCCCAGTTGCAGGGTCACCTCCACCGGGTGCGGCCAGTGTCCGGATCCGGTTTGCGCGAGCACGATGGTGCGCCTGGGCGCAGGCTTCTTCTTCGCCACCGGGCCATTCTCCCACGCGTTCACCGGTGGAGTCTCGACGCGAGCGAAGCGCCCGGTGAAGGCGACAGGCGAGATGACAGAGCAGCGTTGGTAGTGCATCTCTACGATCGGATCACCATGTCTTCCCCCAGTGATCCCGTGCATCCCCCGACTGGAACGGTCCGAGTACCGGTACGCATGATGCGCCCCTCGCCGTCGGCGTTCGTCAAGGCGGTCTGGGACTTCGCCGGTGGCGCCGCCGGGGATATCTTCGTCAAGCGCTTCCGCCGTACCTTGACGACACCGAACCGGGATCCGTCACCGGACCTCACCGCCATGACCTTTGCACCGCTGGCCCTGAGGGAGACCGGCGCGGTCTACGTCTTCGATCGACACGGCCTGCGACTGGAGGGCGGTTCCGAAGTCTCCCTCGACACATCCTGGAGCGATCTGAGCCGCGTTGCGCTGCAGATTCAGCACTCTCGGCTTCTCGGGTTGAAGATGCTGAGAATGGTCCTGTGGCCGACCTGCCCGCATACCTTCCTGGCCGCCCATCCCGGAAGCACGAAGGCTTGGGATTCGGAATCGAGGGCACTCGCGTTCGCCGTGGTCACGGCGACCACCATCCCGCAGGACTCCATCGACTCGACGCTGACCGGTCTGAAGTTCTCAGACGCGAGGTTCAACGGACGAGTGGAAGATGCTCCGCCACCCGGGTTAGGTATCTCAACCCAGCTCCTCGGCCAGTCCTATGAGGAGGTTCTCCGGGCCTCGTATGTAACAGAGCCGGTAGACGTCCTCGTATCGGACGACCTCCCCGACGAGTTCGGCCCCGTGCTCCCGCAGTCGGCCGAGGGTCTCATCGAGGTCGTCCACCGCGAACATGACGCGCAGGTAGCCCAGAGAGTTCACCGGCGCATTCCGATGATCGGAGACCACCGATGGTTCGAGGAAGCGCGACAGCTCAAGCCGGCTGTGACCGTCCGGCGTGCGCATCATCGCTATCTCGGCACGTTGATCGCCCAGGCCGGTAACCCGCCCGGCCCACTCCCCGACCACCTCGGTCTGCCCTTCCAGTTCGAGCCCGAGCTCACGGAAGAACGCGATCACCGCATCGAGATCCGACACGACGATGCCGACGTTGTCCATCCTCACGATCATCGCACGATCCTATAGGGATCAACGCGCGTCGGAGGCGGCGTCATCCCCCTGCGTGTGGCGGCCCAGCCCAGACCGCCGACGGGAACCACTCCTAGCCGTCTCGGAAACAACGCAATCCCCGTGCGTGAAAGAAGCGCTCGATTTCGGCGACCACGCCGGAGGGTGAGTCATCCGCGCCGGGCTCCGGCCAGAACAGCAGGTCGGTGCCGTGCGGATGTGGTTCGACGAGTCGAGCGAAGTGGTCCACCCGCCGATCGTCTTCTTCCTCGGTCAATCCCTCCGCATTCGCCAGCGATGCGACGAACTCCAGGAACTCGGCACGGGTGAACTCGGACAGACGCGGTTTCGACAGGGGATCGGACACAGCCACCCTCCTTTGATTCGCCACAGTGGAACAACCCGCCGTAATTCGACTGACGGCGCGGTGACGTCGGTGTAGACATGCATCATGACCCTACCGACCCCGACCCTGCACACCGAACGTCTGACACTGCGCCCGTTCACCGATGCCGACGGCGACGATCTCTACGCGTTGCACAGCAACGTCGAGGTGCTGCGCTACTGGGATTCTCCACCATGGACCGACCGGTCGCCCGTCCCACGTTTCATGGCAGGCTGCCGGCAGATGGCCGACGAGGGTACCGGTGCGCGCGTCGCGATCGAACGCGCTGACGACCAGGTCTTCATCGGTTGGTGCACCTTCAACAGTTGGAATCCCGACTTTCGCAGCGCGTCACTGGGCTACTGCTTCAACCAAGCGGCCTGGGGGCAGGGTTATGCGACCGAGACCGGACACGCCGTTCTCCAATGGGCCTTCGACACCCTCGACCTCAACCGGGTTCAGTCCGAGACCGACACCCGCAACGTGGCATCGGCCCGAGTGCTGGAGAAACTCGGTTTCGTACGGGAGGGAACGCTGCGTGAAGATTGCATCGTCAACGGCGACGTCTCCGACACCTGGGTTTACGGCCTGTTGCGGCGCGACTGGAAGGGCTGACCGCCACTTCGGCTCCAGAGCGGCCGGTGGCACCGGTGGGCAAAATGGGTCGCATCATGACCTTCATGGAGCACTCTCCCAGAATTCTGCAAGACCGGATCCGCGCGCTCGGTCTGCCGGAGCTCGTCGCGCTGATAGCCGTCGACGGCGGCGCCACCGTGCATCCCGAGCTCTGGTACCGCGCCGAGGCCGTCGGTGACCCGGCGTGGTCGATCGTCAGGGTTTCCGGCCGCGACGACCTCACTCCGCTGTGGGCATGCGACACGACCACCGCGTTCGCCTGTGACGACGGCACGTTCCTCGAATGGGATGCCGAGGAGGACGCCCCGTGGCGAACATTCCCCGACTTCGAAGGACTGGTGCGTTCGCTGCTCACCGATCTGTACGAGGACGAGGAGTCCGAGGCGTCCCGACAGGCGATCGCCCGAGCGATGCTGCCGGGACGCTCGACGGATCGGGCGCTCGAACCCGAGGACCGCTGACAGTCGGCCGTTCGGTCGCATCTGGTGCCGAGGTTGGTCGAACGGTCGCCGGGGCCGGATACTCTCCTCATGCGAATCAGCAGGTTGTGAACCGTGGAATCGGTCCTCGGCTGCCGGTTCTTTCGACCCTCCGCCCCAAGGATG
Proteins encoded:
- a CDS encoding bacteriocin immunity protein, which translates into the protein MSDPLSKPRLSEFTRAEFLEFVASLANAEGLTEEEDDRRVDHFARLVEPHPHGTDLLFWPEPGADDSPSGVVAEIERFFHARGLRCFRDG
- a CDS encoding phosphatase PAP2 family protein — protein: MNLISPPIGESSRRDDLTRFHTRGLLIAAVVLGGCALIAFPIRQHTYAAIVDWATASQLDSLIGFIANGGLWILVAPTLTAAAWCFVRARRRFWTSVSAGVGVIAAYLLGEGIKILVARPRPCTDVDVPTVLVCPGAGDWSFPSNHSVLAAAFATACMFTLVHSAWIVMPIALAIAGSRVAVGVHDVHDVLSGLALGIAVVTGAVLLLRPVLDRALDGGEPARRTTPTHCTSE
- a CDS encoding VOC family protein — translated: MIVRMDNVGIVVSDLDAVIAFFRELGLELEGQTEVVGEWAGRVTGLGDQRAEIAMMRTPDGHSRLELSRFLEPSVVSDHRNAPVNSLGYLRVMFAVDDLDETLGRLREHGAELVGEVVRYEDVYRLCYIRGPENLLIGLAEELG
- a CDS encoding serine hydrolase domain-containing protein; the encoded protein is MYSIAKSYTAVAVLRSFDIDGQLGELVPDLPESLRSLTVRALLSHTSGLNDYFGWTDYRVAVEAREDAWEIDRVLAGAVVDHAGRFRYSNIGFALLRLALEHNDSADFFTIISRRVLQPLGVEAFPFASRGDWLACTHESIGEELRAYDPGWVFTGTFAAEPDEAARGIAAVMRGKLGDDIPRLMMQSVPVGAPAWHPLSPQAGYGLGVMSKGKPVTLVGHGGQGPGFNLFAAVSADGLRWSGRVAEGQGEDLDLIRSCVNDVENRDGGVASSGLTYDPDLSGR
- the ychF gene encoding redox-regulated ATPase YchF, producing the protein MKLTIGIVGLPNVGKSTLFNALTRADILAANYPFATIEPNTGVVGVPDDRLAKLAEIYGSEKILPATVTFVDIAGLVKGASEGLGKGNKFLANIREANAICQVVRVFEDGNVTHVDGRVSPADDIETINTELILADIQTIDRALPRLEKEARMDKSKAATVEAIKAARAVLDNGQTVFAAGLDTEPLHELHLLTAKPFLYVFNVDEDQVGDEELEAKLKAMVAPADAVLLDAKFESELVDLDEEESLELLQSTGQKEPGLDRLASIGFHTLGLQTYLTAGPKETRAWTIRQGATAPEAAGEIHTDFQRGFIKAEIVSFDDLTAAGTMQAAKAAGKVRMEGKEYVMQDGDVVEFRSGLTSGGKK
- a CDS encoding TetR/AcrR family transcriptional regulator; the encoded protein is MTGARPVRQTQAERRARSRGALIEAAAVRLSAFGYAGLVLEQVARDAGYSRGAVYHQFAGKDELALAVVDWVAELWNVEVRGPATEQARPDEVLLSVARAHAVFCRREISQVMLTLRIEFLGRDHRIGSTVAEAVGEVEAWCAALVTEGRVSGRIPSGPPADATASAFLAVLEAVGVHGGGKPPHDVELAERAVRGVLGLPPAV
- a CDS encoding GNAT family N-acetyltransferase is translated as MTLPTPTLHTERLTLRPFTDADGDDLYALHSNVEVLRYWDSPPWTDRSPVPRFMAGCRQMADEGTGARVAIERADDQVFIGWCTFNSWNPDFRSASLGYCFNQAAWGQGYATETGHAVLQWAFDTLDLNRVQSETDTRNVASARVLEKLGFVREGTLREDCIVNGDVSDTWVYGLLRRDWKG
- a CDS encoding LIC_13387 family protein, translating into MRWTAFRIGAIAWIFTGIVHDILEFVLPGDPELTALMRTSDMEIGPVTLNSEQLIRGVSLGMGLAMATVGVLLWMMVDLLRERPNMARRFGIVAVVASAALLAVAVLFVPGPPLVTFSVATIAFALALVPRRTRVRTQTGASA